The DNA window AAAACACAACCCAATGTCACTCCCAAGTCGCGCGTTTCAGACTTCCGGAATtggtcggtcacgccaaagaaatagctATTATTCAACCTCTaaacaagatgaacacaaaattccttctctcacaccctcttgacacccagaggaaggcgtctGAAGTGTCCGTAGGGTCCTACGTCAaatgaccatgtataggcataaCGTTGAAGAGAGCAGAGATTTCTGACATTctacttcctggtcagggaaagtgctgccaaatgacttctgttccactcagagaaaaaattaaaacggttttagaaactagagactgttttctatccaatagtattaataatatgcatattgtaagagcaaaaattgattaagaggccgtttgaaaattggcacatattttccagtttttccaatacgccccctgcagccataacaggttaatttttactattttctacattgtagaataatagtgaagacatcaaaactattaaaaaaCACaaacggaatcatgtagtaaccacaagtgttaaacaaatcaaaatatatattagattcttcaaagtagccacactttgcattgatgacagctttgcacactcttggcattctctcaaccagcttcacctggaatgcttttccaacaacaGACTTGTaggagttcccaaatatgctgagaacttgttggctgctttcccttcactctgcgatccaactcatcctaaaccatctcaatttggttgaggtcgggggattgagtaggccaggtcatctgatgcagcactccatcactctccttcttggtcaaatagctcttacacagcctggaggtgtgttggtcattgtcctgtttaaaaacaaatgatagtaggactaagcccaaaccagatgggatggcatatcgctgcagaatgctgtggtagccatgctggttaagtgtgacttgaattctaaataaatcactgacattgtcaacagcaaagcacccgcacaccatcacatctcctcctccatgcttcacggtgggaaccacacatgcggagatcatccgttcacctccctcacatctcacaaagacatgacgCTCGGAACCAAAAatgtccaatttggactcatcagacccaaggacagatatccaccggtctaatgtccatggctcgtgtttcttggcccaagcaagtctcttcttcttattggtgtcctttagtagtggtttctttgcagcaattcgaccatgaaggcctgattcacacagtctcctctgaactgatgatgttgagatgtgtctgttgcttgaactctgtgaagcatttatttgggctgcaatttctaaggctggtaactctaatgaacttatgcatcagaagtaactctgggccttccattcctgtggtggtccttaaagtaatgatggactgttgtctctctttgcttatttgagccgttcttgacataatatggacttcgtcttttacccaacagggctatcttctgtataccacccctaccttgtcacaacacaactgattggctcaaacacattaaaacctgttatggctaggggttccgctagcggaatgtTTTGACAACATCCagggaaattgcagagcgcgaaatatatatatttttattagaaatatttaactttcatgcattcacaagtgcaatacaccaaattaaagtttaacttcttgttaatctacccatcgtgtcagatttcaaaaaggctttatggcaaaagcaaaccatgcgattatctgaggacagcaccccatcaaacaaacacatgacaatcatatttcaacccgccaggcgcgacacaaaactcagaaataacgatataattcgtGCCTtatctttgacgagcttcttctgttggtactccaatatgtcccataaacatcacaaatggtccttttgttcaattaattctgtcgttatatctccaaaatcTCCATTTATTTGGAGcatttgattcagaaaaacaccggttccaactcgcccagcatgactacaaaatatctaataagttacctgtaaactctgtccaaacatttcaaacaactttcctaatccaactttaggtattttaaaacgtaaataatcaatcaaatttaagacgggataaactgtgttcaataccggataaaaacaacgtgaGGCGCGGGACCTGGAGCGCGCATCAAAACATTAGAGAGCACTAGGCTGGACCCTCGTTCTGAatagccgtacttcttcatttctctaaagaaaaacatcaaccaatttctaaagactgttgacatctagtggaagcaataGGAACTGCAACAAAGTACCACAGAAATCTATGTTCCCATAGAAAAACAATTGAAAACAGAGTCACCTCAACAACAAAATAAtcctcctggatggtttgtcctcttggttttgcctgccaaataagttatgttatactcacagacattattttaacagttttagaaactttagagtgttttctatccaaatctaccaattatatgcatatcctagcttctgggcctgagtagcaggcagtttactttgggcatgcttttcatccggacgtgaaaatactgccccctatcccaattaaggaaagaaattccataacTTAACTTCTAAAAAggcacatgttaattgaaatgcattccaggtgactacctcatgatgctacaGTTCTCCTTTAAGACaccatgctacagtcctcctttaagactccataatgtttcatcatttgatgctacagtcctcctttaagactccataatgtttcatcattagatgctacagtcctcctttaagactccatcatGTTTAGAATGTGTCTGGAAGCGCTACTCTATCTATTCTACTCTTATCCTTTCGGTTTCCataatatttaataataataataataataatgttataataggtaataactaactttaataactagggttaatacctgcctggcgccccAACAAAATCTTTATCTTTACCCCCCTCTAACAATACCGCTACAGAATTAGCATAGTAGGCCATGTAATTTAAGGTTatctgaaatatttaggactaatttattccttgacacccattctgaaactaactttAGCTCTATGTTAAGTGTTgctgtcatttcagttgctgtggtAGCTAACgtgtacagtgttgagtcatccgcatacagacacactggctttactcaaatgtCGTTGGCATGTTGTTGGTAAAGATTGAAACAAGCAGGTgccaaacagctgccctggggaattcctgattctaccttgattttgttgtacaggcttccattaaagaacactctctgtgttctgttagacaggtagctctggggcggcaggtagcctagtggttagagctttaggccagtaaccaaaaggttgctggatcgaatcctcgagctgacaaggtaaaactctgttgttctgcccctgaacaaggcagttaacccactgttcctaggccgtcattgaaaataagaatttgctcttaactgactttcctagttaaataaaggtaaaatagaaATCAAACACCGGTGACATGTCattgttgatttttttttaaccaaaaatGAATTGAAGGTGCTCCAAAGATTTTTACAATCATTCttcatgtcatttatctttgtttcataaaaaaatattatttacatcgacaacataggaatcactacaaaagattgtatgacctcttttacacaatattaggcccagcctttggaactgtggttttcctagacatggctactatgttgtgatcactacatctgatggatctggatactgctttaaaacacatttctgcagcattagtaaagatatgatcaaaacatgttgatgattacatttctgtactgtttgtaactaccctggtaggttgattgataacctgaacaaggttgacggcactggttacagtttgaagctttctcttgagtgggcagcctgatcaCAGCTTTCCTCCAGTATTAGTTAATTAATGACCAGTGTCTGGAGTTTAGTTTTCCTGTTCTacagtcttgtaaagataggggggttgactgggacaggcaatgtaacatccataatatTTTGAGAAAATGTTTTTGAAAAACGAGCACCTTACATTGGATCATCTTAGAACTTTCTCTCTAAagctaactttcatcaaggttttatatggtctattggtttctctcttttaATTGGCAGTatcctttttcagtgttatgatattcataacatccatatccaccagtctatattcctgtcaactaacagaactctgctggttgtcctggtaacagataccagtccatcttcctgtcaactaacaatagtcatgtctctctcctgtgttaacGAGAACATCAAACCGATTGTAAACTTATGATCTTCTATTGCAATCACAGAGTCTTACAAGAGGCATGAATatgtctaaaaagggcctaaaatggccacttCATCATGATTTTATAAAATAATGTTTGTGTTGCAAATGTGAAAGGGTAGTTTCACGAAATGGGTGCCTTttgtgtccctttgatatttAATGTACAAAATATGCAACAATATTGAATTTGAAAAGCCTGCTATATTAGATGAGGTGCACTTTAATGtcgaccacatggagaattcgaTTAATCTCATTTAAAAGTCCCAAAAATATATGTACCAACAGCAGATGGCCCCTGAAACAAttcctacagtacagaacaacatattcaagtgtagaacttcagtagaatgccCCTTTAAAACCACACATTAGTTCAACAACAGTTTGTGCCCCtatttaagacagtactcactggtattaatctgatattctgtctcctcctctttcactcccaaaacgtcttcctccttcacctttattgaGATAGAAACttttagagaggaagaggatgctatctcttctttcactgtaacagcctcctcttcttccactataacagcctcctcttcttccactataacagcctcctcttctttcactgtaacagcctcctcttctttcactataacagcctcctcttctttcactataacagcctcctcttctttcactgtaacagcctcctctgctttcactgtaacagcctcatcttctttcactgtaacagcctcctcttctttcactgtaacagcctcctcttctttcactgtaacagcctcctcttctttcactgtaacagcctcctcttctttcactataacagcctcctcttctttcactataacagcctcctcttctttcactataacagcctcctcttctttcactataacagcctcctcttctttcactgtaacacccTCATCTTCCACGACATTGTTCAgtcccagagcttctttctccataCAGCAGACCCCCTCTTCTTTAGCAGGGGAGGAGTAGTTTAGTgagctcatggtcggggatgttagctagttagttagcaatAGCGACTAGCCTAGTGCTAGGCTCAGTATCAATCTTAAACAAGTTTGCAAATTGAACAAGCAAATTAGGCTAAAGGTCATCAGTTGATAAATCAACAGAAATGTGTTTAAAACACTGAGATTAGCTAATGTACACAAACACGGTGTAACGCGTCACTCTTTCAGTTTTATGTTGGCTAGCGAGCTATCGAGGTGGTTGAAAGAGTAGCCGTGTTGTTGTTCCTGAAGAAGCGTCCCGTCCAGTCCattatacgtcacgcaagaagcatCACCTGAAATACGCatatcgccatctgctgactggagtgggtaacgcagtttggaAACAACAGTTACTACACTTTTGTATTGGAAAGAACGTCATAATAATTCATCAATAAGCTGATATATTTTCTCTTACGTCTTACAAATAATACGCTCCTGTACACAGACGTAGAAGCTTAATATGAATATGTAGATGATGAATAAATACATCTATGAATAGGTAGTGTGTTAATACAGATTTGATCTGTTTATTTTCACATTCGTTTTTATCTAGATGTGACGGTACTTTTACCTTAAAGTCACGCTCTATA is part of the Salvelinus fontinalis isolate EN_2023a unplaced genomic scaffold, ASM2944872v1 scaffold_0850, whole genome shotgun sequence genome and encodes:
- the LOC129847455 gene encoding zinc finger protein 568-like, which produces MSSLNYSSPAKEEGVCCMEKEALGLNNVVEDEGVTVKEEEAVIVKEEEAVIVKEEEAVIVKEEEAVIVKEEEAVTVKEEEAVTVKEEEAVTVKEEEAVTVKEDEAVTVKAEEAVTVKEEEAVIVKEEEAVIVKEEEAVTVKEEEAVIVEEEEAVIVEEEEAVTVKEEIASSSSLKVSISIKVKEEDVLGVKEEETEYQINTRERTDSEEPEPGRSKPARRHQCSNCGKCFNQFGDLKRHERIHTGEKPYHCSQRGKSFQRKGHLNQHEKIHTREKPFHCSQCGKCFCQLGDLKRHERIHTGEKPYHCSQCGKCFNQLGELKRHERIHTGEKPYQCSQCGKSFNQKSYLKIHERTHTGESLPLLTVWKEF